The proteins below are encoded in one region of Aphelocoma coerulescens isolate FSJ_1873_10779 chromosome 4, UR_Acoe_1.0, whole genome shotgun sequence:
- the RASSF6 gene encoding ras association domain-containing protein 6 isoform X3, with product MPLPGLREREQLSSLLKNYNSYYSDQENLQLTYNQREGSTPFIEGILSIFWGVRHPIRLKIQDEKQIPSFVTLKSTENMGLFPSKRGMTRWGEFDDLHHISGETLQSTEEQPDLEQSYPCYESRTLKSRSEQELDCATLPWTSSDATAVRKRTKLPAITRTGVETHRFSINGHFYNHETSVFTPAFGSETKIRINSQMRTRQVIEQLLRKFKIENSPHEFALYVIHASGEKKQLRSGDVPLLHRLLQGPSENIAKFFLMDGDVEEISSDVAQYISFHLPFLESILHRINEEEEQEIQQTMARYLREKSLIRQHLGSRTVKKTETTV from the exons ATGCCTCTTCCAGGGCTCAGGGAAAG AGAGCAGCTCAGTTCTCTTCTGAAGAATTACAACTCTTACTATTCAGATCAAGAGAATCTGCAACTGACATATAATCAG CGAGAAGGAAGCACACCATTCATTGAAGGGATCCTCTCGATATTTTGGGGAGTGCGGCATCCTATCCGATTAAAAATTCAGGATGAGAAGCAGATACCCTCTTTTGTAACCCTGAAGTCAACAGAGAACATGGGTTTGTTCCCTAGTAAAAG GGGAATGACTCGCTGGGGAGAATTTGATGACCTCCATCACATTAGCGGGGAGACACTGCAGTCTACTGAGGAACAGCCAGACCTTGAGCAAA GTTATCCATGTTATGAAAGTCGCACGCTGAAGTCCAGGAGTGAGCAGGAGCTTGACTGTGCCACCCTGCCCTGGACCAGCAGTGATGCCACAGCTGTGCGGAAGAGGACCAAGCTCCCCGCGATAACCAGGACAGGAGTAGAAACTCACAGGTTCTCAATCAATGGCCACTTCTACAATCACGAG ACATCAGTTTTCACTCCGGCTTTTGGATCAGAAACCAAAATAAGAATCAATAGCCAGATGAGAACCAGACAAGTGATAGAACAGTTGCTTCGTAAATTTAAG ATAGAAAACAGCCCCCATGAATTTGCACTTTATGTTATCCATGCATCCGGAG AAAAGAAGCAACTGAGAAGTGGAGATGTTCCCTTGctgcacaggctgctgcaggggccTTCTGAGAATATTGCCAAGTTCTTTCTCATGGATGGAGATGTGGAGGAGATCAGCAGTGAT GTTGCTCAGTacatttcatttcatcttccctTTTTGGAATCGATTCTGCACAGAATAaatgaagaggaggagcaggagattCAACAGACAATGGCACG GTACCTAAGAGAGAAGAGCCTGATACGGCAACACCTTGGCAGTCGGACTGTTAAAAAAACAGAGACTACGGTATGA
- the RASSF6 gene encoding ras association domain-containing protein 6 isoform X1, producing the protein MPLPGLRERYVKLVLRFSCPDRTPGEQLSSLLKNYNSYYSDQENLQLTYNQREGSTPFIEGILSIFWGVRHPIRLKIQDEKQIPSFVTLKSTENMGLFPSKRGMTRWGEFDDLHHISGETLQSTEEQPDLEQSYPCYESRTLKSRSEQELDCATLPWTSSDATAVRKRTKLPAITRTGVETHRFSINGHFYNHETSVFTPAFGSETKIRINSQMRTRQVIEQLLRKFKIENSPHEFALYVIHASGEKKQLRSGDVPLLHRLLQGPSENIAKFFLMDGDVEEISSDVAQYISFHLPFLESILHRINEEEEQEIQQTMARYLREKSLIRQHLGSRTVKKTETTV; encoded by the exons ATGCCTCTTCCAGGGCTCAGGGAAAGGTATGTGAAACTCGTCCTGCGCTTCTCCTGCCCGGATCGCACGCCCGG AGAGCAGCTCAGTTCTCTTCTGAAGAATTACAACTCTTACTATTCAGATCAAGAGAATCTGCAACTGACATATAATCAG CGAGAAGGAAGCACACCATTCATTGAAGGGATCCTCTCGATATTTTGGGGAGTGCGGCATCCTATCCGATTAAAAATTCAGGATGAGAAGCAGATACCCTCTTTTGTAACCCTGAAGTCAACAGAGAACATGGGTTTGTTCCCTAGTAAAAG GGGAATGACTCGCTGGGGAGAATTTGATGACCTCCATCACATTAGCGGGGAGACACTGCAGTCTACTGAGGAACAGCCAGACCTTGAGCAAA GTTATCCATGTTATGAAAGTCGCACGCTGAAGTCCAGGAGTGAGCAGGAGCTTGACTGTGCCACCCTGCCCTGGACCAGCAGTGATGCCACAGCTGTGCGGAAGAGGACCAAGCTCCCCGCGATAACCAGGACAGGAGTAGAAACTCACAGGTTCTCAATCAATGGCCACTTCTACAATCACGAG ACATCAGTTTTCACTCCGGCTTTTGGATCAGAAACCAAAATAAGAATCAATAGCCAGATGAGAACCAGACAAGTGATAGAACAGTTGCTTCGTAAATTTAAG ATAGAAAACAGCCCCCATGAATTTGCACTTTATGTTATCCATGCATCCGGAG AAAAGAAGCAACTGAGAAGTGGAGATGTTCCCTTGctgcacaggctgctgcaggggccTTCTGAGAATATTGCCAAGTTCTTTCTCATGGATGGAGATGTGGAGGAGATCAGCAGTGAT GTTGCTCAGTacatttcatttcatcttccctTTTTGGAATCGATTCTGCACAGAATAaatgaagaggaggagcaggagattCAACAGACAATGGCACG GTACCTAAGAGAGAAGAGCCTGATACGGCAACACCTTGGCAGTCGGACTGTTAAAAAAACAGAGACTACGGTATGA
- the RASSF6 gene encoding ras association domain-containing protein 6 isoform X2 — protein sequence MKKVTMKAQHLPSVFINEEKFITREQLSSLLKNYNSYYSDQENLQLTYNQREGSTPFIEGILSIFWGVRHPIRLKIQDEKQIPSFVTLKSTENMGLFPSKRGMTRWGEFDDLHHISGETLQSTEEQPDLEQSYPCYESRTLKSRSEQELDCATLPWTSSDATAVRKRTKLPAITRTGVETHRFSINGHFYNHETSVFTPAFGSETKIRINSQMRTRQVIEQLLRKFKIENSPHEFALYVIHASGEKKQLRSGDVPLLHRLLQGPSENIAKFFLMDGDVEEISSDVAQYISFHLPFLESILHRINEEEEQEIQQTMARYLREKSLIRQHLGSRTVKKTETTV from the exons ATGAAGAAAGTGACTATGAAGGCGCAGCATCTGCCTTCTGTTTTCATCAATGAAGAGAAGTTCATAACCAG AGAGCAGCTCAGTTCTCTTCTGAAGAATTACAACTCTTACTATTCAGATCAAGAGAATCTGCAACTGACATATAATCAG CGAGAAGGAAGCACACCATTCATTGAAGGGATCCTCTCGATATTTTGGGGAGTGCGGCATCCTATCCGATTAAAAATTCAGGATGAGAAGCAGATACCCTCTTTTGTAACCCTGAAGTCAACAGAGAACATGGGTTTGTTCCCTAGTAAAAG GGGAATGACTCGCTGGGGAGAATTTGATGACCTCCATCACATTAGCGGGGAGACACTGCAGTCTACTGAGGAACAGCCAGACCTTGAGCAAA GTTATCCATGTTATGAAAGTCGCACGCTGAAGTCCAGGAGTGAGCAGGAGCTTGACTGTGCCACCCTGCCCTGGACCAGCAGTGATGCCACAGCTGTGCGGAAGAGGACCAAGCTCCCCGCGATAACCAGGACAGGAGTAGAAACTCACAGGTTCTCAATCAATGGCCACTTCTACAATCACGAG ACATCAGTTTTCACTCCGGCTTTTGGATCAGAAACCAAAATAAGAATCAATAGCCAGATGAGAACCAGACAAGTGATAGAACAGTTGCTTCGTAAATTTAAG ATAGAAAACAGCCCCCATGAATTTGCACTTTATGTTATCCATGCATCCGGAG AAAAGAAGCAACTGAGAAGTGGAGATGTTCCCTTGctgcacaggctgctgcaggggccTTCTGAGAATATTGCCAAGTTCTTTCTCATGGATGGAGATGTGGAGGAGATCAGCAGTGAT GTTGCTCAGTacatttcatttcatcttccctTTTTGGAATCGATTCTGCACAGAATAaatgaagaggaggagcaggagattCAACAGACAATGGCACG GTACCTAAGAGAGAAGAGCCTGATACGGCAACACCTTGGCAGTCGGACTGTTAAAAAAACAGAGACTACGGTATGA
- the RASSF6 gene encoding ras association domain-containing protein 6 isoform X4, giving the protein MPLPGLRERYVKLVLRFSCPDRTPGEQLSSLLKNYNSYYSDQENLQLTYNQREGSTPFIEGILSIFWGVRHPIRLKIQDEKQIPSFVTLKSTENMGLFPSKRGMTRWGEFDDLHHISGETLQSTEEQPDLEQSYPCYESRTLKSRSEQELDCATLPWTSSDATAVRKRTKLPAITRTGVETHRFSINGHFYNHETSVFTPAFGSETKIRINSQMRTRQVIEQLLRKFKIENSPHEFALYVIHASGEKKQLRSGDVPLLHRLLQGPSENIAKFFLMDGDVEEISSDVAQYISFHLPFLESILHRINEEEEQEIQQTMAR; this is encoded by the exons ATGCCTCTTCCAGGGCTCAGGGAAAGGTATGTGAAACTCGTCCTGCGCTTCTCCTGCCCGGATCGCACGCCCGG AGAGCAGCTCAGTTCTCTTCTGAAGAATTACAACTCTTACTATTCAGATCAAGAGAATCTGCAACTGACATATAATCAG CGAGAAGGAAGCACACCATTCATTGAAGGGATCCTCTCGATATTTTGGGGAGTGCGGCATCCTATCCGATTAAAAATTCAGGATGAGAAGCAGATACCCTCTTTTGTAACCCTGAAGTCAACAGAGAACATGGGTTTGTTCCCTAGTAAAAG GGGAATGACTCGCTGGGGAGAATTTGATGACCTCCATCACATTAGCGGGGAGACACTGCAGTCTACTGAGGAACAGCCAGACCTTGAGCAAA GTTATCCATGTTATGAAAGTCGCACGCTGAAGTCCAGGAGTGAGCAGGAGCTTGACTGTGCCACCCTGCCCTGGACCAGCAGTGATGCCACAGCTGTGCGGAAGAGGACCAAGCTCCCCGCGATAACCAGGACAGGAGTAGAAACTCACAGGTTCTCAATCAATGGCCACTTCTACAATCACGAG ACATCAGTTTTCACTCCGGCTTTTGGATCAGAAACCAAAATAAGAATCAATAGCCAGATGAGAACCAGACAAGTGATAGAACAGTTGCTTCGTAAATTTAAG ATAGAAAACAGCCCCCATGAATTTGCACTTTATGTTATCCATGCATCCGGAG AAAAGAAGCAACTGAGAAGTGGAGATGTTCCCTTGctgcacaggctgctgcaggggccTTCTGAGAATATTGCCAAGTTCTTTCTCATGGATGGAGATGTGGAGGAGATCAGCAGTGAT GTTGCTCAGTacatttcatttcatcttccctTTTTGGAATCGATTCTGCACAGAATAaatgaagaggaggagcaggagattCAACAGACAATGGCACGGTAA
- the LOC138108897 gene encoding interleukin-8-like — MMGKTVGAVLILLLISAVGTQGEAVPRSAIELRCQCISTHSRFIPPKFIQNVNLTPSGPHCENVEVIATLRDGREVCLEPTAPWVKLIIKAILDKANTKPETMS, encoded by the exons ATGATGGGCAAGACTGTGGGTGCTGTCCTGATCCTGCTCCTGATCTCAGCAGTTGGGACACAAG gcGAGGCTGTGCCACGCTCGGCCATCGAACTCCGGTGCCAGTGCATAAGCACCCATTCCAGGTTCATTCCTCCCAAGTTCATCCAAAACGTGAACCTCACCCCCAGCGGACCTCACTGCGAGAATGTTGAAGTCAT AGCTACCCTGAGAGATGGCAGAGAAGTGTGCCTGGAGCCCACTGCTCCCTGGGTGAAGCTGATCATCAAGGCAATTCTGGACAA GGCCAACACCAAACCTGAGACAATGTCctaa